In Vigna unguiculata cultivar IT97K-499-35 chromosome 3, ASM411807v1, whole genome shotgun sequence, a single genomic region encodes these proteins:
- the LOC114175717 gene encoding transcription factor bHLH95-like, which translates to MLFMSEDQSSHDTNVLWGNTNSQKQKNEKDEGVMKKKRNRELNKATSAEGNAENNRESDHEMHIWTERERRKKMKTMFASLHALLPHVPSKADKSTVVDEAVSYIKNLERTLEKLEKQKEERVRCGSTFGYGSSSPSMFMTAQGLSSNYGFSNAIMGTSSNALLLPAQQQPVAFDKTWASSNMVLNVCGDEAQFCICAAHKPGLVSSIVFVLDKYKIELVYAHISCMGNGNAIMIQAHGKRASHQFLDANSVEEIYRQAAGEILLWIA; encoded by the exons ATGCTCTTCATGTCAGAAGATCAAAGTTCTCATGATACGAACGTGCTCTGGGGAAACACGAATTCACAAAAGCAGAAGAACGAAAAGGACGAAGGTGTCATGAAAAAGAAGCGAAATCGAGAGCTGAACAAAGCTACCAGTGCAGAAGGAAATGCTGAAAATAATCGCGAATCTGATCATGAAATGCATATATGGACTgagagagaaaggagaaagaaaatgaaaaccatGTTCGCTAGTCTTCATGCATTGCTTCCGCATGTTCCTTCTAAG GCGGATAAATCAACGGTTGTGGATGAAGCAGTGAGCTACATCAAAAATCTCGAGAGAACCCTGGAAAAGCTTGAGAAGCAGAAAGAAGAAAGGGTCCGATGTGGGTCCACGTTTGGGTATGGGTCATCATCACCGTCGATGTTTATGACTGCTCAGGGACTTTCTTCTAATTACGGCTTTTCGAACGCGATTATGGGAACTTCTTCAAACGCGCTTTTACTCCCTGCGCAGCAGCAGCCAGTAGCTTTTGATAAAACCTGGGCCTCTTCAAACATGGTCTTGAATGTTTGTGGAGACGAGGCCCAATTCTGCATTTGCGCGGCCCATAAACCGGGTCTGGTGTCCAGCATAGTTTTTGTGCTTGATAAATACAAGATCGAGCTTGTGTATGCCCACATTTCGTGCATGGGGAATGGAAATGCAATCATGATTCAAGCTCAT GGAAAACGAGCTTCACATCAGTTCCTGGATGCAAATTCAGTGGAAGAAATTTACAGGCAAGCTGCGGGAGAGATTCTGCTATGGATCGCTTAA
- the LOC114175219 gene encoding uncharacterized protein LOC114175219, with protein MEGYRRCNNCGKEGHFGKDCPTLARAAACPPVQASHQHQRRDRGNRPQATGRVYAMTGAEAAGSGNLVMGRCMIAGESLCVLFDFGATHSFVSIACVERLGLSVRELQCKLPVSTPALGLVRTSFLCARLLVEVEERKYKIDLRSGYHQILVKADDVQKTVFRSRYGHYETQEEHAEQLRLVLDVFREK; from the exons ATGGAGGGTTACCGTagatgcaacaactgtggcaaggaaggccattTTGGGAAGGATTGTCCCACTCTTGCTAGGGCAGCAGCATGCCCTCCAGTTCAGGCTTCTCACCAACACCAGCGGAGAGatagaggcaacaggcctcaagCGACAGGCAGGGTATATGCCATGACCGGAGCAGAGGCTGCAGGCTCAGGTAATCTTGTTATGGGACGATGCATGATAGCGGGTGAATCTTTGTGTGTACTGTTTGATtttggagcgacacactcatttGTGTCAATTGCTTGTGTGGAGCGTTTGGGTCTGTCGGTGCGCGAGCTACAGTGTAAACTTCCAGTATCTACCCCGGCGTTAGGTCTGGTCAGGACGTCGTTCTTGTGTGCTAGGCTTCTAGTAGAGGTAGAGGAACGCAAGTACAAA atagatctgaGATCGGGTTACCACCAGATTTTAGTgaaggctgatgatgtgcagaagacggtCTTCAGATCCAGatatggccactatga aACTCAGGAGGAGCACGCAGAACaactgaggttggtgcttgatGTTTTCAGAGAGAAGTAG